The genomic DNA TGTCGCGCCCGGCCCCATAGGTTTTGATCTTATCGAAACCACCCTGCAGCACGAGACTGTTGCGCGAACCGCGGAGCACATCAACCAGCAGCCCCATTGTCACCTGCTCCTGTGTGCGGGCAATGGCCGACAAAGCTTTCTGCACGATCAGAGTGCCGTCGAAGGTGGTAGGCGGGTTGCGGCAGATGTCGCAATTACCGCAGTCTTTCGTCATTGCTTCGCCAAAATACTGGAGCAGGATGCGCCGGCGGCAGGCGGAAGCTTCGGCAAACTGCTGCATGCGCTCCAGTTTTACCAGCTGCAGTTCTGTCTGGTTTTTATTCCCTTCCCCTTCCGAGAGCATGTTGCGCATGTTCATCACATCGGCAAAGGAATAAAACAGCAACGCATCCGAATTGGCCCCATCCCGGCCGGCGCGGCCAATTTCCTGGTAATAGCTTTCGATGTTCTTGGGCAGGTTATAATGGATCACCCACCGCACATTCGATTTATCGATGCCCATACCGAAAGCTACGGTCGCACAAACGATCTGCACGTCGTCGCGCAGGAACTGCTCCTGGGCTTTGGAGCGCAGCTGCGGGTTCATGCCGGCATGGTAAAAGGTAACTTTGTAGCCGCTGGCTTTCAGCTTCTGCGCCAGCGATTCGGTGGCTTTCCGGCTCAGGCAATAGATAATGCCCGGCTGGCCGTGGTGGCGCGCCAGAAATTCCTCGATGTGCTTGAACCGGTTCTGGCCGGGCTTAACAGTCAGGTTAATATTAGGCCGGTCGAAAGAAGATTTGAAAACCTTTGGGTTAGCCAGGTGCAGCTGCCCCTGGATGTCTTTTTGCGTCAGCTTGTCGGCGGTAGCGGTTAACGCCACGACCGGCACCTGCGGAAATTGGTGCTTTAGAGCCTTGAGTTGGGTATATTCCGGCCGGAAATCATGCCCCCAGGCCGAGATACAGTGCGCCTCGTCCACAGCAAACAGCGATACTTGCAGGCGTTTGAGAAAAGAGAGAAAACCCGATGACAAAAGTTTTTCCGGCGACACGTACAGCAGCTTCAGCTCGCCTTCCAGGCACTTGTTCTCGATCGCATACTGTTCGTCGGCCGTTAAGGAGCTGTTCATGTAAGCAGCTGTAATACCGTTGGCATGCAGCGCCTCCACCTGGTCTTTCATTAGCGCGATCAACGGGGAGATCACCACGCAGATGCCCGGCAGCACCACCGCCGGTACCTGGTAACAAATGGACTTTCCGCCCCCGGTTGGCATCAGCACCACTACATCCTTCCGCTGCAGAATGCTTTCGATGATCTGCTCCTGCATGGGCCTAAACTGGTCATAGCCGAAGTATAGTTTAAGTGCCTCGCGTGCTGCTCGTATATCCATGGGTCTCTCTTTCGCTTTGCAGATGACAGGCCGGCGGTCTGCTCCTCATCATACTACAAAGATAGCTATTAAAATTAGCAATGGCAGGTTTGAGGTCCGCTTTCCGTGGCCAACAAATAACTCTGACAAATGGCTCCCGTAGTTTAATTACATACTAACAATTATTTAAAGTTCTTAAACTATGAAATCAGAGCAAACGAATAACCTCGAACACCTACTTGTAAAATGCATGACCGCCTGCGAAACCTGCGCCACACTTTGCCTGCAGGAAGATGACGTGAAAATGATGGTTCCCTGCATCCGGCTGGACCGTGATTGTGCCGATATCTGTGTGCTGACGGCACAGTTTGTTGCCCGGGATTCGGCCCATGCCGTGCATGTGATGAAAGAGTGTATTGAGATATGCCGCAAGTGCGCTGCTGAGTGCCGAAAGCATGACATGGATCATTGCCAGAAATGCGCCGATGCCTGCGAAGAATGCGCCGATGCCTGCCAGCAATGGATTGGCAGCAGAAAAGCCACCGCATAGTATAAATCACATTAAATATAAAAGCCCCGGCGCTGCTGTTCAGCGCTGGGGCTTTTGCTTGTCGCTGCTTTAGCAGCGATTAAAAAATAGCATCCAGAATGGCTGTCACAATAGAGAGCACCAAACTGAAGATCAAAGCCCACAGGAAGCCATCCACCGAAAAGCCCGGCACCAGGTAATCAGCCAGTAATATGATGAGCGCATTGATCACCAGCAGGAACAGGCCCAGCGTAAGTATGGTAACCGGTATGGTCAAAAACACAAGTATAGGGCGCACAATCGCATTTAATATGGCCAGCACCAGGGCCAGGATA from Pontibacter liquoris includes the following:
- the recQ gene encoding DNA helicase RecQ — translated: MDIRAAREALKLYFGYDQFRPMQEQIIESILQRKDVVVLMPTGGGKSICYQVPAVVLPGICVVISPLIALMKDQVEALHANGITAAYMNSSLTADEQYAIENKCLEGELKLLYVSPEKLLSSGFLSFLKRLQVSLFAVDEAHCISAWGHDFRPEYTQLKALKHQFPQVPVVALTATADKLTQKDIQGQLHLANPKVFKSSFDRPNINLTVKPGQNRFKHIEEFLARHHGQPGIIYCLSRKATESLAQKLKASGYKVTFYHAGMNPQLRSKAQEQFLRDDVQIVCATVAFGMGIDKSNVRWVIHYNLPKNIESYYQEIGRAGRDGANSDALLFYSFADVMNMRNMLSEGEGNKNQTELQLVKLERMQQFAEASACRRRILLQYFGEAMTKDCGNCDICRNPPTTFDGTLIVQKALSAIARTQEQVTMGLLVDVLRGSRNSLVLQGGFDKIKTYGAGRDIGPLDWNRYLHQMLNAGLIELAYDQNYTLKLTEQSRQVLFENRQVQLVKFEEVKQQEAEERFKPRPKKELIKDALFDRLRALRKRIADEANVPPYVVFTDSTLLEMSAERPTNKISMLAISGVGQLKYGHYGDAFINEIIDFVTEEQAKGNKLKGATHLVTFELFQKGHTPDHIAKERNLNPVTIYSHLATLYEQGYDIPIEHYVNKAEYKAIGKMLDKYGTEAKLKDLFEHLEGKYEYYKIRLAVSMYKKEMSW
- a CDS encoding four-helix bundle copper-binding protein, with the translated sequence MKSEQTNNLEHLLVKCMTACETCATLCLQEDDVKMMVPCIRLDRDCADICVLTAQFVARDSAHAVHVMKECIEICRKCAAECRKHDMDHCQKCADACEECADACQQWIGSRKATA
- a CDS encoding phage holin family protein, which codes for MGFIIRLLIVGAAAMLSAYVLPGVSIDNFVTAIILALVLAILNAIVRPILVFLTIPVTILTLGLFLLVINALIILLADYLVPGFSVDGFLWALIFSLVLSIVTAILDAIF